In a single window of the Prochlorococcus marinus str. AS9601 genome:
- a CDS encoding DUF3764 family protein — protein sequence MTINLTTVFTFEIGSTFDEWLKFFDSKESSERLSEFDIKPLYRGQSKKNPQKVIVIHQAPEGNMQKFFEAHGSWIATHGVNISTIEVSDWI from the coding sequence ATGACAATTAATCTAACAACTGTCTTCACATTTGAAATTGGATCTACTTTTGATGAATGGTTAAAGTTTTTTGATAGCAAGGAATCAAGTGAAAGACTTTCTGAATTTGATATCAAGCCTCTTTATAGAGGTCAAAGCAAGAAAAATCCTCAAAAAGTTATTGTTATCCATCAGGCTCCGGAAGGTAATATGCAAAAGTTCTTTGAAGCCCATGGCTCTTGGATAGCTACTCATGGAGTTAATATCTCAACAATAGAAGTTTCAGATTGGATATAA
- a CDS encoding EVE domain-containing protein: MTEINYWLMKSEPDAYSIDNLKNDGVTLWDGIRNYQARNFMRKMNKGDKVFFYHSNCKPPGIVGLMEVIDLNIIDPTQFDQDSKYFDQKSKPDNPRWDCVKVKYISKSNKILSLPELKILFNEDDLLVVKKGNRLSILPVRNDIAKILLEKI, encoded by the coding sequence ATGACTGAAATAAACTACTGGCTAATGAAAAGTGAGCCTGATGCTTACAGCATAGATAATTTAAAAAATGACGGTGTAACTTTATGGGATGGAATAAGAAATTATCAGGCTCGAAATTTCATGAGAAAAATGAATAAAGGAGATAAAGTTTTTTTCTATCATTCGAATTGTAAACCCCCAGGTATTGTGGGACTTATGGAGGTAATAGATCTAAATATTATTGATCCTACTCAATTTGATCAAGATTCAAAATATTTTGATCAAAAATCGAAACCTGATAATCCTAGATGGGATTGTGTAAAAGTAAAATACATTTCTAAATCAAATAAGATTTTAAGTTTACCTGAATTAAAGATTTTATTTAATGAGGATGATTTATTAGTCGTAAAAAAAGGAAATAGGTTATCTATATTGCCTGTCAGAAATGACATTGCAAAAATACTGCTAGAAAAAATATAA
- a CDS encoding DUF2811 domain-containing protein, whose product MQEFNYEENLKVLNHKDEVISFKCELQENLQKAMKEFVEEHPNWDQYRILQAAIAGFLMQKGFQNRDLTRLYIGNMFSMNFED is encoded by the coding sequence ATGCAAGAGTTTAATTACGAAGAAAATTTAAAAGTATTAAATCATAAAGATGAGGTAATCAGTTTCAAATGTGAACTTCAAGAAAATCTTCAAAAGGCTATGAAAGAATTCGTTGAGGAGCATCCTAACTGGGATCAATACAGGATACTACAAGCTGCTATTGCTGGATTTTTGATGCAAAAAGGATTTCAAAATAGGGATTTAACAAGACTCTATATTGGTAATATGTTTTCAATGAATTTTGAGGATTAA
- a CDS encoding DUF1818 family protein, producing the protein MVKDQKRWRLLRDYKKGKFCFLIGVDNWSIELQKSEFYSLYLLLLKINEQLLVIKDQLMDEESITLELEKLPWYVELEGKKNEWSLRFVFESQDQTRSFEMYWPIPIAQNLFYEIKKMWESMD; encoded by the coding sequence TTGGTAAAAGACCAAAAAAGATGGAGATTACTTAGAGATTATAAAAAAGGCAAATTTTGCTTTTTGATTGGTGTTGATAATTGGTCAATCGAGTTACAAAAAAGTGAATTCTATTCACTTTACCTTTTACTCTTAAAAATTAATGAACAATTATTAGTTATCAAGGATCAACTGATGGATGAAGAATCTATTACTTTAGAATTAGAAAAACTTCCTTGGTATGTTGAGTTAGAGGGGAAAAAGAATGAATGGAGTTTAAGGTTTGTTTTTGAAAGCCAAGACCAAACTAGATCCTTCGAAATGTATTGGCCGATACCAATAGCACAAAATTTATTTTATGAAATAAAAAAGATGTGGGAATCAATGGATTAA
- a CDS encoding DNA-directed RNA polymerase subunit omega — translation MNISNNARIDSNDLAKRGESLIRKSTNRYLTTVKIAFRAKQRRFDDFDGLLEESNIKPVQRSIIELSDEQDQPDLLPG, via the coding sequence ATGAACATATCTAATAATGCAAGAATTGATTCTAATGATCTTGCAAAGAGAGGTGAGAGCTTGATAAGAAAATCAACTAATAGATATTTAACTACAGTGAAAATTGCTTTCAGAGCTAAACAAAGACGTTTTGACGATTTTGATGGCTTATTAGAGGAGTCAAATATTAAACCCGTTCAAAGGTCAATTATTGAACTAAGCGATGAACAAGATCAACCTGATTTACTTCCAGGCTAA